One part of the Sulfolobus tengchongensis genome encodes these proteins:
- a CDS encoding isopropylmalate synthase, whose product MRIFDTTLRDGEQAPGIDLTVEQKIMIANKLADLGVDVIEAGFPASSEGEFVATKRIFEEVGDKVEVIGLSRSNKNDIDKTISTGISSIHLFIATSELHMKYKLKMTKEEVLNRIYESVRYAKDHGMIVEFSPEDATRTEEDFLFTAIRTAIEAGADRINIPDTVGVMHPFKYYDLIKKIVNFVGEKIIVSTHCHNDFGLATANSLAGVYAGARQVHVTVNGIGERAGNASLEEVVMGIKKLLNYEVNVKTWKLYEVSRFVAEMTGVPVPYFKAIVGDNAFGHESGIHVHGVIENPFTYEPISPEEVGNFRRLALGKHSGIHGLKKLLEEQGIYLSDDKLKIVLSEIKKLAESGHRVTVDDAKNIALKLLNS is encoded by the coding sequence ATCAGAATATTTGATACTACTTTAAGAGATGGTGAACAAGCACCCGGTATAGATCTCACTGTAGAGCAGAAAATTATGATTGCAAACAAATTAGCAGATTTGGGAGTAGATGTAATTGAAGCAGGATTTCCAGCTTCCTCTGAAGGAGAATTTGTAGCTACAAAAAGGATCTTTGAGGAAGTTGGGGATAAGGTAGAAGTAATAGGTTTATCCAGATCCAATAAGAATGATATAGATAAGACAATAAGTACTGGAATTTCCAGTATACATTTGTTTATAGCCACTTCTGAATTGCACATGAAGTATAAGCTAAAGATGACTAAAGAAGAGGTGCTAAATAGAATTTATGAGAGTGTGAGATATGCAAAAGATCACGGCATGATAGTGGAGTTTAGCCCAGAAGATGCAACAAGAACCGAGGAAGATTTCTTATTTACAGCAATAAGAACTGCAATAGAAGCTGGTGCTGATAGAATTAACATACCAGATACAGTGGGAGTGATGCACCCATTTAAGTATTATGACTTGATAAAGAAAATAGTTAATTTTGTAGGTGAGAAAATAATTGTGAGTACCCATTGTCATAACGACTTCGGATTAGCCACAGCAAACTCACTTGCAGGTGTTTATGCTGGTGCTAGGCAAGTCCACGTTACTGTAAATGGAATAGGTGAAAGAGCAGGTAATGCGTCATTGGAGGAAGTAGTAATGGGTATAAAGAAACTGCTAAACTATGAGGTTAACGTGAAAACATGGAAACTATATGAAGTTAGTAGATTTGTAGCTGAGATGACCGGTGTACCTGTACCTTATTTCAAGGCAATAGTAGGCGATAACGCATTTGGTCATGAATCTGGAATACATGTACACGGTGTAATAGAAAATCCGTTCACATATGAGCCAATTTCACCAGAGGAAGTGGGTAATTTCAGAAGATTAGCGTTAGGAAAACATAGTGGTATACATGGTTTAAAGAAATTATTAGAGGAACAAGGAATATACTTATCTGATGATAAATTAAAGATTGTGCTAAGCGAGATCAAAAAATTAGCCGAGAGTGGTCATAGAGTTACTGTAGATGATGCTAAAAACATTGCACTTAAATTGTTAAACTCGTAG
- a CDS encoding MBL fold metallo-hydrolase, with the protein MTLKFFGHSCVLIDDTILIDPHDGGSIGLPKPDIKKADLILITHDHYDHNAYQLFEHTDVKINFYGTFNYGNYIIKGIKSYHDKYNGKLRGENSIYIIQRGNRKIVHLGDLGHLPDDNIYNEIRGADILLIPIGGVITINYKEALEIINRVSPEIVIPIHYWIKGHYMPLDPPDEFLANIKYDIKRIDIKNNKIEEVTENTSKVVYILSY; encoded by the coding sequence ATGACATTAAAGTTTTTTGGACATTCTTGTGTTCTAATAGATGATACAATATTAATAGACCCCCATGATGGGGGCAGTATAGGTTTACCAAAACCAGATATCAAAAAAGCTGACTTAATACTGATAACACATGATCATTATGACCATAATGCATATCAACTCTTTGAGCATACTGACGTTAAAATTAATTTTTATGGTACCTTTAATTACGGGAACTACATTATAAAAGGAATAAAAAGTTATCATGATAAGTACAATGGGAAACTTAGAGGGGAAAATAGCATTTACATAATACAGAGGGGAAATAGGAAAATTGTACATTTAGGCGATCTAGGCCATCTCCCAGATGATAATATTTACAACGAGATTCGTGGTGCTGATATACTATTAATACCTATAGGCGGAGTAATAACTATAAACTACAAAGAAGCATTAGAAATAATTAATAGAGTATCTCCCGAGATTGTAATTCCAATTCATTACTGGATAAAAGGGCATTATATGCCACTAGATCCACCTGATGAATTTCTAGCTAATATAAAATATGATATAAAAAGGATAGACATTAAAAATAATAAAATAGAAGAAGTAACAGAAAATACATCTAAAGTAGTCTATATCCTATCATATTAA
- a CDS encoding ribbon-helix-helix protein, CopG family has product MRVVTFKVEEDLLELLDRYAIKYGLNRSEAIRKAIEKMVRDELSKEKVPVARVEKIKL; this is encoded by the coding sequence ATGAGAGTTGTAACATTTAAGGTAGAAGAGGATTTGTTAGAGTTATTAGATAGATATGCCATAAAGTATGGGTTAAATAGATCAGAAGCCATAAGAAAAGCTATAGAGAAAATGGTAAGAGATGAACTGTCTAAAGAAAAAGTACCCGTCGCAAGAGTGGAAAAGATAAAACTTTAA
- a CDS encoding Lrp/AsnC ligand binding domain-containing protein → MAEVVRAYILVSTTVGKEMEVADMAKKVSGVVRADPVYGEYDVVVEVEAKSSDDLKKIIYEIRRNPNIIRTVTLIVM, encoded by the coding sequence ATGGCAGAAGTCGTAAGAGCCTACATTCTCGTCTCTACTACAGTTGGAAAGGAAATGGAAGTAGCTGATATGGCTAAAAAAGTATCTGGAGTAGTAAGGGCAGATCCAGTTTATGGCGAATATGACGTAGTGGTCGAGGTAGAAGCAAAATCCTCCGATGATTTAAAGAAAATAATATATGAAATTAGAAGAAATCCTAACATAATAAGAACTGTAACATTAATAGTAATGTAA
- a CDS encoding ABC transporter permease, with translation MLSTMMKKELLDLRRDRRLILGAIVLPFILLPLIGIILYASVAVSPPVIEIVSYNQSNLHYVQLLSNYIERNGGIVFYNNTNGTIPDAVIIFPKDFSQNVSNISRQAYVYVRFLLSSNQQASTLVNNALGYLSYNLVYNRTEYLIITSNLHNVNPNDVLNPLLVKNIVVTITGQKASESQANLSEVARIITLVLFPSATPVIFYVTEGIVGEKERRTLESLLASPISINSFIISKVIIAIILGILSSLGDILGIILFSSLMSFTFALPISLSVSFILLVVLVYLLAVLLTAALNVLLLLALGGSMRNLQIINFLVLTFGLIASFSALFINVANLQFPLNLIMIIPYEQLSLSLLYFVSGSSLITLAIVLGTLAISVAILLISSRLFNSERLLLK, from the coding sequence GTGTTAAGCACTATGATGAAAAAGGAATTATTGGATCTTAGACGAGACAGGAGGTTAATACTTGGTGCCATAGTTTTACCTTTTATCTTATTACCTTTAATAGGTATCATACTTTACGCATCTGTAGCAGTCTCTCCTCCAGTAATAGAGATCGTTAGCTATAATCAATCAAATCTACACTACGTTCAGCTTCTATCTAACTATATCGAACGAAATGGTGGAATAGTATTTTACAATAATACTAATGGAACTATCCCTGATGCTGTCATAATTTTTCCAAAGGATTTTAGCCAAAATGTATCTAATATTTCTAGGCAAGCTTACGTTTATGTTAGATTTTTACTTTCGTCAAATCAACAAGCGTCAACTCTAGTCAATAATGCGTTAGGATATTTATCATATAACTTGGTTTATAATAGAACAGAATACTTGATAATTACCTCGAATCTACATAACGTTAATCCGAATGATGTTCTAAACCCCTTATTAGTTAAAAACATCGTAGTCACAATTACTGGGCAAAAAGCATCTGAATCTCAGGCTAACTTAAGTGAAGTAGCGAGGATTATTACACTAGTTCTCTTCCCTAGCGCAACCCCAGTAATCTTTTACGTTACTGAAGGAATCGTAGGTGAGAAGGAGAGAAGGACTTTAGAATCCCTATTAGCCTCACCAATATCAATTAACTCCTTCATTATCTCAAAGGTAATTATAGCTATAATACTGGGTATTCTTTCATCACTAGGAGATATTTTAGGGATAATATTATTTTCTTCCTTAATGTCATTCACTTTTGCTTTACCAATCTCTCTCAGTGTATCCTTTATACTACTTGTAGTATTAGTCTATCTCTTAGCGGTTTTGTTAACAGCTGCATTAAATGTTCTTTTACTATTGGCCTTAGGAGGATCAATGCGAAATTTGCAAATAATTAACTTTCTAGTACTTACATTTGGTCTTATTGCCTCCTTCTCGGCCTTATTTATAAATGTCGCAAATCTACAATTTCCGTTAAACTTAATTATGATAATCCCGTATGAACAGCTAAGTTTATCGCTACTTTACTTTGTCTCTGGTTCCTCATTAATTACCTTAGCAATTGTTTTAGGTACATTAGCGATATCCGTTGCAATATTACTAATATCTTCACGACTATTTAATTCGGAAAGATTACTACTAAAGTAA
- a CDS encoding ABC transporter ATP-binding protein, translating to MTENQLAVSVTDLRKKIGNKEILKGLSFNVSNGEVFGIVGPNGAGKTTTLRIISGIIRSYYGDVKIFGLAPAEAKQRGYISYMPEDAFPYEKLTGYENLEFYAELYAKGDKELKDKYVKLGVEISGLGKRIYDKTAEYSRGMKRRLIIARTLMVMPKLTVLDEPTSALDVESAVRIRNIILDMARKYNMTIILSSHNMLEVEYLCDRIILINDGKAVSYGKPEEIIKSTSSKNLEEAFLKLVFGD from the coding sequence ATGACAGAAAACCAACTTGCAGTGAGTGTTACTGATTTACGAAAGAAAATTGGAAATAAGGAGATACTTAAGGGATTGTCGTTTAATGTTAGCAATGGTGAAGTTTTTGGAATAGTTGGCCCTAACGGTGCAGGTAAGACAACTACACTTAGAATAATATCTGGTATAATCAGAAGTTATTATGGAGACGTAAAAATCTTTGGATTGGCACCGGCTGAAGCTAAACAGCGGGGGTACATATCATATATGCCAGAGGACGCTTTTCCATACGAGAAACTTACTGGATATGAAAATTTAGAGTTTTACGCAGAATTGTACGCTAAGGGAGACAAGGAATTAAAAGATAAATACGTGAAACTAGGTGTTGAAATTTCAGGTTTAGGTAAAAGAATTTACGATAAAACAGCTGAATATAGTAGAGGTATGAAGAGAAGACTTATAATAGCTAGAACTTTAATGGTAATGCCCAAGCTCACGGTACTTGATGAACCTACTTCAGCTCTAGATGTGGAATCCGCAGTTAGGATAAGGAATATAATTTTAGATATGGCAAGAAAGTATAATATGACAATCATCCTCTCATCACATAATATGTTAGAGGTCGAATATTTGTGCGATAGGATAATATTGATTAATGATGGAAAAGCTGTCTCGTATGGAAAACCAGAGGAGATCATAAAGAGTACTTCTTCTAAAAATCTAGAAGAGGCCTTCCTAAAGTTGGTATTTGGTGATTGA
- the panB gene encoding 3-methyl-2-oxobutanoate hydroxymethyltransferase: protein MKKLTIRDLIKKKLAKEKITMLTAYDYPMARIISNTPLDVILVGDSLGMVVLGYTNTLNVTMRDMISHTKAVARANPPQLIVADMPFLSYEIDTKIAVRNAGLLVKAGGDAVKIEGGEEIKETIKAIVKAGIPVMGHIGLTPQRFLRLGGFRTIGKTKQEEEQLMKDAMELEDSGAFSIVIENTYADIAKKITEKINIPTICIGSGPYCDGQVLVINDLLGLSDFSPYFAKSYVNLKEIISNAINQYVNDVKNGKFPEKQHYKERES, encoded by the coding sequence ATGAAAAAGTTGACAATAAGAGACCTCATAAAGAAGAAATTAGCGAAGGAAAAGATTACGATGTTAACAGCATACGATTACCCAATGGCGAGGATAATTTCTAATACTCCACTAGACGTTATCTTAGTTGGAGATTCGCTAGGTATGGTAGTTTTAGGTTATACCAATACTCTTAACGTAACTATGAGGGATATGATATCACATACAAAGGCTGTTGCCAGAGCAAACCCACCTCAATTAATAGTTGCAGATATGCCATTTCTCAGTTACGAAATTGACACAAAAATAGCAGTGAGAAATGCTGGTCTTCTAGTTAAGGCTGGTGGAGATGCCGTAAAAATAGAGGGTGGTGAGGAAATAAAAGAAACTATAAAAGCAATAGTTAAGGCTGGAATACCAGTAATGGGCCATATTGGCTTAACGCCTCAAAGATTTCTTAGATTAGGAGGATTCAGAACAATTGGAAAAACCAAACAAGAGGAGGAACAGCTCATGAAAGATGCTATGGAATTGGAGGACTCTGGAGCTTTCTCAATAGTTATAGAGAACACTTACGCAGATATAGCAAAGAAAATTACAGAGAAAATTAATATACCAACGATATGTATAGGATCTGGACCATACTGTGATGGCCAGGTGTTGGTAATAAATGATTTACTAGGACTTTCAGATTTCTCACCATATTTTGCTAAATCTTATGTTAATTTGAAAGAGATTATCTCTAATGCAATAAACCAATATGTAAATGACGTTAAGAATGGAAAGTTCCCAGAAAAACAACATTATAAAGAAAGAGAAAGTTGA
- a CDS encoding 4-phosphopantoate--beta-alanine ligase codes for MDKTQDSKPWSVRDLIPENHPRRESLLIREKLVEAMEKSILVPQGLIAHGRGECFDYLIGEKTQSFAEKAIEVAAAMLLLAKSPVISVNGNMAALVPEDLVKLAEEANAKLEVNLFYREVKRERAIAEVLYKANAKEVLGVGEDASATIPELFSERRRVSPRGIYIADVVLLGLEDGDRTEALVKMGKKVIAIDLNPLSRTSRTATVTIIDNITRAIPKLVLKVRELKSKSRQDLIQIVSNYDNRKIIAEALRYISERLNQLSLSL; via the coding sequence ATGGATAAAACACAAGATAGCAAGCCGTGGAGCGTTCGTGATCTAATACCAGAAAATCATCCTAGGAGAGAATCACTACTAATTAGAGAGAAATTAGTGGAGGCAATGGAAAAGAGTATTCTAGTTCCCCAAGGGTTAATAGCTCATGGAAGAGGGGAATGTTTTGATTATTTAATAGGGGAGAAAACTCAAAGTTTTGCAGAGAAGGCAATTGAAGTAGCTGCTGCCATGTTACTCCTAGCTAAAAGTCCAGTAATTTCCGTTAATGGAAATATGGCAGCATTAGTGCCAGAAGATCTTGTAAAACTCGCTGAGGAAGCTAATGCAAAGTTGGAAGTCAATCTATTCTATAGAGAGGTAAAAAGAGAAAGAGCAATAGCTGAAGTACTCTATAAGGCTAACGCTAAAGAGGTTTTAGGAGTAGGTGAAGACGCCTCAGCAACTATACCAGAACTTTTCAGTGAGAGGAGAAGGGTTAGTCCACGAGGTATTTATATTGCAGATGTAGTATTATTAGGTTTAGAAGATGGAGATAGGACTGAGGCATTAGTTAAGATGGGCAAGAAGGTCATAGCTATTGATCTCAATCCTCTATCAAGAACTTCGAGAACAGCGACTGTAACCATTATTGATAACATAACTAGAGCAATTCCTAAATTAGTACTGAAGGTTAGAGAGTTAAAATCTAAAAGTAGACAGGATTTAATTCAAATAGTTTCCAATTATGATAATAGAAAGATTATAGCCGAGGCATTAAGGTATATAAGTGAAAGACTGAATCAACTTTCTCTTTCTTTATAA
- a CDS encoding pantoate kinase, translating to MEIKVPLSISGIWFPVVNEANLLESGSIGLALTLEPYITAEIRSGSGIIFNDVEVNIPNYEILRQKLGEYKLIVYSQVPLGYGYGLSGAISLAYALGVRELKSISEKDAVNVAHISDIIAGNGLGDVIAQYYGGGLIYRKKPGGLGYGDVEIISMDWSNYPIFSQLISQLPTKSIIKKSELALSLIDDFLKAPSPVKFIEVARKFTESLGFTSDYPYSYRKKGIIVKIFEPDYGVWIKHKIASRGAFVI from the coding sequence GTGGAGATTAAAGTACCTCTTTCTATATCCGGTATATGGTTTCCGGTGGTAAATGAAGCGAATTTACTTGAGTCCGGCTCTATAGGGCTTGCCCTAACTCTAGAACCTTATATAACGGCGGAAATTAGGAGCGGTAGTGGAATAATATTTAACGATGTGGAAGTAAATATTCCTAATTATGAGATACTAAGGCAAAAATTAGGAGAATATAAATTAATTGTATATTCACAAGTTCCATTAGGATACGGGTATGGTTTAAGCGGTGCCATAAGCTTAGCTTATGCTTTAGGAGTTAGAGAGTTAAAATCAATTAGCGAGAAAGACGCAGTAAACGTGGCTCATATAAGTGATATAATAGCTGGCAATGGATTAGGTGACGTTATAGCTCAGTATTATGGTGGAGGTTTAATATATAGAAAGAAACCTGGAGGTTTAGGATATGGTGATGTTGAAATTATTAGTATGGATTGGTCAAACTATCCAATCTTTTCCCAACTCATAAGTCAGCTTCCGACTAAAAGTATAATAAAAAAATCAGAGTTAGCTCTTTCACTAATAGATGATTTTCTAAAAGCCCCCTCGCCAGTAAAGTTTATAGAAGTTGCTAGAAAGTTTACTGAGAGCCTAGGATTTACCTCTGACTATCCTTATTCTTACAGGAAGAAAGGCATAATTGTTAAAATTTTTGAACCGGATTATGGAGTATGGATAAAACACAAGATAGCAAGCCGTGGAGCGTTCGTGATCTAA
- a CDS encoding 4Fe-4S dicluster domain-containing protein has product MLLDASIFSRAVIAGYDVKRSQSKENVEMVVGRLTGLYGDVLKYSNVKIIRAPEKFDDGSLFREVGGRNIYKIFEVPAGITFEKLIDELSKINYYPAIFPLYLKGTVGGFTASNGSGFGSYKFGFVKSARSVNELIGYKTVRITAVKYPELLEVENENKFAWSAIINKDGTIEYYIPSFYNKIIKVNSRSIATDKLIKGINAEILNVFKKDYIPIVMMTEINKDINFNFEMRIGYIINYNSPKRFKVLIGSLEETRLPELFDYLRKNPDVLPFPYLKEYEEIHKDILKDVKKYEVKIRSKRISKNVIIEASKCINCSLCLDNCLAYNTTNNVIYSPLGRFNRLIRGESTFEFCFGCTTCQEACPAGINISNLMELLPQFSETKEKLPIELTDPSASIYELEKNLESKYRNRPVFLLFVGCSAKYDPLGLEGFLNYLLTNGDKLPQEFSPRIKLVTGFCCGFNEYLTGNLEEAKNGVNRINQLKIQQNAVGIYFLCPEGLYVYNKFSDQKGIFAFDVIKNELKDKEVHLGCWAKKMGYNSKYNDCAGLFLASYKGSPLKIVKRNFLTVCPFSTWKFGTISVYSMFLGKKEVSELKEENIMDESSVFDLLVKGVKNGLENSADEIAEKVIMWNLGGGQYFLLLAIPIISKYISIELIRNLSSDPKVKEFISKFAQNRSILSQKVSAYTDYLRHYNFDGEIEKLIDKVANSTKLDYSAKDVVKTNDFRSVIKDALKKAISENLIENVLNNIIYL; this is encoded by the coding sequence GTGCTTTTAGATGCCTCTATATTTAGCAGAGCCGTTATAGCAGGCTATGATGTAAAAAGATCTCAATCCAAAGAGAACGTTGAGATGGTAGTGGGTAGGTTAACTGGATTATATGGCGATGTATTAAAATACTCTAACGTAAAAATAATTCGTGCCCCGGAGAAATTTGATGATGGAAGTTTATTTAGAGAAGTTGGTGGGAGGAATATATATAAAATATTTGAAGTGCCTGCGGGAATAACATTTGAAAAACTAATAGATGAATTATCGAAGATTAATTATTACCCAGCAATTTTCCCCCTTTATCTGAAGGGAACAGTTGGTGGATTTACTGCATCAAATGGTTCTGGTTTCGGTAGCTATAAATTTGGATTCGTGAAAAGTGCTAGAAGTGTAAACGAACTGATTGGCTATAAAACAGTTAGAATTACCGCAGTAAAGTACCCTGAATTATTAGAAGTTGAGAACGAAAACAAATTTGCGTGGTCAGCAATAATAAATAAAGATGGAACAATAGAATACTACATACCCTCGTTTTATAACAAGATAATAAAAGTCAACTCTAGATCAATAGCTACAGATAAATTGATAAAAGGTATAAATGCAGAAATCCTCAATGTCTTCAAAAAAGACTACATACCCATTGTCATGATGACTGAAATTAATAAAGATATTAATTTTAATTTTGAAATGAGAATAGGCTACATAATTAATTATAACTCTCCTAAGAGATTCAAAGTATTAATAGGAAGTTTAGAGGAAACGAGATTGCCAGAACTTTTCGACTATTTAAGAAAAAATCCGGATGTATTACCCTTTCCCTATCTGAAAGAGTATGAAGAGATTCATAAGGATATATTAAAAGATGTTAAAAAATACGAAGTAAAAATAAGATCAAAGAGAATTAGCAAAAATGTCATAATTGAGGCATCGAAGTGCATAAATTGCTCATTATGTCTAGATAATTGTCTTGCATATAATACCACTAATAACGTCATCTACTCTCCTTTAGGTAGATTTAATCGATTAATAAGAGGAGAAAGCACGTTCGAATTCTGTTTCGGATGCACGACTTGTCAAGAGGCCTGCCCTGCGGGCATTAATATTTCTAACTTAATGGAGCTCCTTCCACAATTTAGTGAGACTAAAGAGAAACTTCCAATAGAACTGACAGATCCGTCAGCGTCAATTTATGAATTAGAAAAGAACTTAGAATCCAAGTATAGAAATAGACCAGTATTTCTATTGTTTGTAGGTTGCTCTGCGAAATATGACCCATTGGGACTAGAAGGATTTCTAAACTACTTGCTAACTAATGGTGATAAGCTACCTCAAGAATTTTCTCCAAGAATCAAACTAGTTACGGGATTCTGTTGTGGTTTTAATGAATATTTAACCGGAAATCTGGAAGAGGCTAAAAATGGCGTTAATAGAATCAATCAATTAAAAATACAACAGAACGCTGTAGGAATTTATTTTCTATGTCCCGAGGGATTATATGTTTATAATAAATTTAGTGATCAAAAAGGAATATTCGCCTTTGATGTAATTAAAAATGAGCTAAAGGATAAAGAGGTTCACTTAGGATGTTGGGCTAAAAAGATGGGATATAATTCAAAATATAATGATTGTGCAGGTTTGTTCTTAGCATCTTATAAAGGAAGTCCCTTAAAAATAGTTAAAAGAAACTTCTTAACGGTATGTCCATTTTCAACATGGAAATTTGGAACAATATCTGTTTATAGTATGTTCTTAGGTAAAAAGGAAGTCAGTGAATTAAAAGAAGAAAATATTATGGATGAAAGCTCAGTATTTGATCTACTCGTAAAAGGCGTTAAAAACGGTCTTGAAAACTCTGCCGATGAGATCGCTGAAAAGGTTATAATGTGGAATTTGGGTGGTGGGCAGTATTTCTTACTTTTAGCTATTCCAATAATTTCCAAGTATATAAGTATAGAACTTATACGTAATTTATCTTCAGACCCTAAAGTAAAGGAATTCATATCTAAATTTGCGCAGAACAGATCAATATTAAGCCAGAAAGTCTCTGCATATACAGACTATCTTAGACATTATAACTTTGATGGTGAAATAGAAAAGCTAATAGACAAGGTTGCAAATTCAACTAAATTGGATTATTCTGCAAAAGATGTAGTTAAGACAAATGATTTCAGAAGCGTAATTAAAGATGCGTTAAAAAAGGCTATTAGTGAGAATTTGATAGAAAATGTTCTAAATAATATAATTTACTTGTAA